Proteins encoded within one genomic window of Alosa alosa isolate M-15738 ecotype Scorff River chromosome 24, AALO_Geno_1.1, whole genome shotgun sequence:
- the LOC125289290 gene encoding lecithin retinol acyltransferase-like has translation MMLDSLTYLLERVFMLAHFNIFSLIPSEKEKPEKCCEASTRVLQRGDLLEVPRTLFTHFGIYLGDNKVAHLIPDIMPVLTSDTRQIQKMVTNKRLLLGVLCKKATVRVDSVEDFAYGSPILINSMDHSMKERPLANEEVAGRAEMLIDKVPYSLMWNNCEHFVTYCRYGSAVSLQTEKFLEFLKSIIRDQRSVLLTAFLGLVSIGCVGIAPATTLPALLIPFTLWMAS, from the exons ATGATGCTAGACTCGCTGACTTATCTCCTGGAGAGAGTTTTTATGCTCgcgcattttaacatttttagtCTGATCCCTTCAGAAAAAGAGAAGCCCGAAAAGTGTTGTGAAGCCTCTACCCGGGTGCTGCAGAGAGGGGATCTTCTGGAGGTCCCTCGCACTTTATTTACCCATTTCGGAATCTATTTGGGGGACAACAAAGTCGCACATTTAATACCGGATATTATGCCCGTGCTGACGAGCGATACGCGTCAAATACAGAAAATGGTAACGAACAAGAGATTGCTGTTGGGAGTGCTTTGTAAGAAGGCTACTGTTCGGGTCGATTCGGTCGAGGACTTTGCGTATGGTTCACCTATCCTAATTAACAGCATGGACCACAGCATGAAAGAAAGGCCGTTAGCTAACGAAGAAGTTGCCGGCAGAGCAGAAATGCTTATTGATAAAGTTCCATACAGCTTGATGTGGAACAATTGCGAGCATTTTGTTACCTATTGCAGGTACGGATCAGCCGTAAGTTTACAAACAGAAAAG TTCCTAGAGTTCCTGAAGTCCATTATTCGGGACCAGAGGAGTGTCCTTCTCACAGCTTTCTTGGGACTTGTGTCCATTGGTTGCGTGGGAATTGCGCCTGCCACAACTCTCCCAGCTCTCCTTATCCCATTCACATTATGGATGGCGAGTTAA
- the rbm46 gene encoding probable RNA-binding protein 46, with amino-acid sequence MDDSNGTMGGEESRLESPNEAALLALLEKTGYSMVQENGQRKFGGPPPGWDGPPPPRGCEVFVGKIPRDMYEDELVPVFERAGRIYEFRLMMEFSGENRGYAFVMYTTREAAQRAIQLLDNHEIRPGKFIGVCVSLDNCRLFIGSIPKDKRREEIQEEMMKVTDGVVDVIVYPSATDKTKNRGFAFVEYESHKAAAMARRKLIPGTFQLWGHTIQVDWAEPERDVDEETMQRVRVLYVRNLMLHTTEETLRTEFSRLKPGAVERIKKLTDYAFVHFHSREDAVAAMHTSNGAIVDGSPIEVTLAKPVSKDGGRRLNARGGCGGGALTSMPVPGPYGDTNAYVFQGKPEDLASMAAVTASMGGLKLITNGGGTNSGRPLGLPSRLGSPCLLDVERCVFPFHPGASLVPVGLQALKPGQLSSAVSLLEYHCLKNGWAPPEYYLYSTVAQEGKMLLVYKVVIGSTRSSFMPDKVCTVLEDAKELAAQHALWSLDCSFLGQGSPGSLSPPAPSSSPGLLSFGCRPVPYPSYPLAPLSPPLPLSGAPGQRIYLPSQGPFY; translated from the exons ATGGATGACTCTAACGGAACCATGGGCGGAGAAGAAAGCCGATTGGAGAGCCCAAATGAAGCAGCCCTTTTAGCCCTGCTGGAGAAGACTGGCTACAGTATGGTTCAGGAGAATGGCCAAAGGAAGTTTGGTGGTCCACCTCCAG gTTGGGATGGGCCGCCTCCTCCTCGGGGCTGCGAGGTGTTTGTGGGCAAGATCCCGCGGGACATGTACGAGGATGAGCTGGTGCCAGTGTTTGAGCGTGCTGGACGCATCTATGAGTTCCGCCTGATGATGGAGTTCAGTGGCGAGAACCGCGGCTACGCCTTCGTCATGTACACGACCCGCGAGGCGGCCCAGCGCGCCATCCAGCTGCTCGACAACCACGAGATACGACCTGGCAAGTTCATCGGTGTATGCGTGAGCCTGGACAACTGCCGCCTGTTCATTGGCTCCATCCCTAAGGACAAACGCAGGGAGGAGATCCAGGAGGAGATGATGAAG GTGACTGACGGAGTTGTGGATGTGATCGTTTACCCCAGTGCCACTGACAAGACCAAGAATCGCGGCTTCGCCTTCGTGGAGTACGAGTCCCACAAGGCTGCAGCCATGGCCCGCAGGAAACTCATACCAG gaacATTCCAGCTGTGGGGTCACACCATTCAGGTGGACTGGGCAGAGCCAGAGCGCGATGTGGACGAGGAGACCATGCAGCGGGTGCGCGTGCTCTACGTGCGCAACCTGATGCTGCACACCACCGAGGAGACGCTGCGCACCGAGTTCTCGCGCCTGAAGCCCGGCGCCGTCGAGCGCATCAAGAAGCTCACGGACTACGCCTTCGTGCACTTCCATTCTCGCGAGGACGCCGTCGCCGCCATGCACACGTCCAATGGTGCCATCGTCGATGGATCCCCCATCGAGGTCACACTCGCCAAGCCCGTCAGCAAGGACGGCGGACGGCGCTTGAACGCCCGCGGCGGCTGTGGCGGTGGTGCGCTCACCAGCATGCCAGTGCCCGGCCCTTACGGCGACACCAATGCCTACGTCTTCCAGGGCAAGCCGGAGGACCTCGCCAGCATGGCGGCTGTCACAGCGAGTATGGGGGGCCTGAAGCTGATCACCAACGGCGGCGGGACCAACTCGGGGCGTCCCCTTGGCCTGCCGTCGCGCCTGGGCAGCCCGTGCCTGCTGGACGTGGAACGCTGCGTGTTCCCGTTTCACCCGGGAGCCAGCCTGGTGCCCGTGGGCCTGCAGGCGCTGAAGCCCGGGCAGCTGAGCTCAGCCGTCAGCCTGCTGGAGTACCACTGCCTGAAGAACGGCTGGGCGCCCCCCGAGTACTACCTCTACTCCACGGTGGCCCAGGAGGGCAAGATGCTGCTCGTGTACAAGGTGGTGATTGGGAGCACGCGCAGCAGCTTCATGCCCGACAAGGTGTGCACCGTACTGGAGGACGCCAAGGAGCTAGCCGCGCAGCACGCACTCTGGAGCCTGG attGCTCCTTCCTGGGACAGGGCTCTCCTGGCAGCCTGTCCCCACCAgctccttcctcctcccccgGTCTGCTCTCCTTCGGCTGCCGGCCTGTGCCGTACCCCAGTTACCCTCTGGCGCCCCTGTCCCCTCCCCTGCCCCTCAGCGGCGCACCAGGCCAGAGGATCTACCTGCCCAGCCAGGGGCCCTTCTACTGA
- the lratb.2 gene encoding lecithin retinol acyltransferase b, tandem duplicate 2 — MALLQALSVFFLTMTTTTKQEQEEVIVKDKKRKYDISLYKRGDLLEVPRTMFTHFGIYLGNDRVGHLIPDILPLFTSDRSSIDTMVTNLRLILGAITKVASVRVDSVEDFAYGGDILINPMDGVCSRQPYDGEEVARRAEKLIGPVSYSLLWYNCEHYVMYCRYGTNMSFQTFQFCKAVRKIFCSKRFSLVSALIGVAIMFYLQTDPFYTLLPTFFISFHIWMAS, encoded by the exons ATGGCTCTGCTGCAGGCTCTGAGCGTGTTCTTCCTCACCATGACTACCACCACCAagcaggagcaagaggaggTCATTGTCAAGGACAAGAAGCGCAAGTATGACATCTCGCTCTACAAGAGGGGTGACCTACTGGAGGTACCCCGCACCATGTTCACACATTTCGGAATCTACCTGGGAAATGACCGTGTCGGCCACCTGATCCCTGACATCCTACCCCTCTTCACGTCCGACCGGAGCAGCATTGACACCATGGTGACCAACCTGCGGCTCATCCTGGGCGCCATCACCAAGGTGGCCAGTGTGCGCGTGGACTCGGTGGAGGACTTCGCCTATGGGGGCGACATCCTCATCAACCCCATGGACGGAGTGTGCAGCCGGCAGCCCTACGATGGGGAGGAAGTGGCCCGCCGGGCGGAGAAGCTGATAGGGCCAGTGAGCTACAGCCTCCTGTGGTACAACTGCGAGCATTACGTCATGTACTGCCGCTACGGGACTAACATGAGCTTCCAGACCTTCCAg TTCTGTAAAGCTGTACGGAAGATCTTCTGCAGTAAGAGGTTCTCTCTCGTGAGTGCATTAATCGGTGTGGCCATCATGTTTTACCTCCAAACGGATCCATTTTACACTCTGCTCCCCACCTTCTTCATCTCCTTCCACATCTGGATGGCCTCTTGA